From Moraxella sp. K1664, one genomic window encodes:
- a CDS encoding MetQ/NlpA family lipoprotein, producing MKANKFFGLCALASGIALVGCGGDKPAQTDTKTDTTAQTTTATTTACPAGDPNKIKVGVMSGPEHKVAEVAAKVAKEKYGLVVEYVEFNDYALPNTAVSKCDLDANAMQHKPYLDKDSQEKKLDNLVIVGNTFVYPLAGYSKKIKSISELKDGAIVAVPNDPSNLARALILLEKQGLIKLKDNTNLFSTSLDIVENPKKLEIKEVDTSVAARALDDVDLAVVNNTYAGQVGLTANDGVFVEDKDSPYVNIIVARADNKDSDAIKNFVQAYQSDEVEAEAKNQFKDGVVKGW from the coding sequence ATGAAAGCAAACAAATTTTTTGGTCTGTGTGCCTTAGCATCAGGCATTGCCCTAGTCGGCTGTGGTGGCGACAAACCTGCCCAAACCGACACCAAAACCGACACAACCGCCCAAACCACAACGGCAACCACGACCGCTTGCCCTGCTGGCGACCCCAACAAAATCAAAGTGGGCGTGATGAGCGGGCCTGAACATAAAGTTGCCGAAGTGGCTGCCAAAGTCGCCAAAGAAAAATATGGTTTGGTGGTAGAATACGTTGAGTTTAACGACTACGCCCTGCCCAACACCGCTGTCTCCAAGTGCGACCTAGACGCCAACGCCATGCAACACAAGCCCTATCTTGACAAAGACAGCCAAGAGAAAAAACTGGATAATCTGGTCATCGTAGGCAATACATTCGTATATCCACTGGCAGGCTATTCTAAAAAAATCAAAAGCATAAGCGAGCTTAAAGACGGTGCTATCGTGGCGGTGCCAAACGACCCGTCAAACCTAGCTCGTGCATTGATTTTGCTTGAAAAACAAGGGCTTATCAAGCTAAAAGACAACACCAACCTATTCTCAACATCGCTTGACATCGTAGAAAACCCCAAAAAACTTGAAATCAAAGAAGTGGATACATCAGTCGCCGCTCGTGCCTTAGATGACGTGGATTTGGCGGTGGTGAACAACACTTATGCCGGTCAAGTGGGCTTAACCGCCAATGACGGCGTGTTTGTTGAAGACAAAGATTCGCCTTATGTGAACATCATCGTTGCCCGTGCCGATAACAAAGACTCGGACGCTATCAAAAACTTCGTTCAAGCCTATCAGTCTGATGAAGTGGAAGCCGAAGCCAAAAACCAATTTAAAGACGGTGTGGTCAAAGGCTGGTAA
- the metN gene encoding methionine ABC transporter ATP-binding protein MetN, with product MIRLQGVSKTFAIKKDGKPTTFTALQPTDLTVAKGEIFGVIGASGAGKSTLIRCVNLLERPTTGHVFVDGVDLMSLDNAALIKARRHIGMIFQQFNLLSSRTVFDNVALSLELSGTPKHVIKQKVSSLLELVGLSERHHAYPSSLSGGQKQRVAIARALATDPKVLLCDEATSALDPATTGAILDLLKKINSELGITILLITHEMDVVKRICDKVAVIDKGVLVEQGTVGQIFANPQTELAHDFIKATFHVSLPDEFLARLHAHETDGTYPVIRFEFSGKTVDSPLFSEATRRFGVAFNILTSQMDYVGGVKFGVTISQMIGERTACVEALAFFTEHHVGFEVLGYVA from the coding sequence ATGATAAGATTACAAGGCGTCAGCAAAACTTTCGCCATAAAAAAAGACGGCAAACCCACGACCTTTACCGCCCTACAACCGACCGATTTGACGGTGGCAAAGGGCGAGATTTTTGGTGTGATTGGAGCAAGCGGAGCGGGCAAATCCACGCTCATTCGCTGTGTTAATCTTTTAGAACGTCCCACAACAGGACACGTTTTTGTGGATGGTGTGGACTTGATGAGCCTAGATAACGCCGCCCTTATCAAGGCTCGCCGTCATATCGGCATGATTTTTCAGCAGTTTAACCTGCTCTCATCTCGCACGGTGTTTGATAATGTCGCCCTTAGCCTTGAACTCTCCGGCACGCCCAAACACGTTATCAAACAAAAGGTAAGCTCCTTGCTTGAACTCGTGGGCTTATCCGAGCGTCATCACGCCTATCCGTCTAGCTTATCAGGCGGTCAAAAACAGCGTGTTGCCATTGCCCGAGCGTTGGCAACCGACCCCAAGGTTTTGCTCTGCGATGAAGCGACCAGTGCCTTAGACCCTGCCACGACAGGGGCGATTTTGGATTTATTAAAAAAAATCAACAGCGAACTTGGCATTACCATACTGCTCATCACGCACGAAATGGACGTGGTCAAACGCATTTGTGATAAAGTGGCGGTCATTGACAAGGGCGTGTTGGTGGAACAAGGCACGGTGGGGCAGATTTTTGCCAATCCCCAAACCGAGCTTGCTCACGACTTTATCAAGGCGACTTTTCATGTGAGCTTGCCTGATGAATTTTTGGCACGCCTGCACGCCCATGAGACGGACGGCACTTATCCTGTGATACGCTTTGAATTTAGTGGCAAAACGGTGGACAGTCCGCTTTTTTCGGAGGCGACACGGCGATTTGGCGTGGCGTTTAACATTTTGACTTCACAAATGGACTATGTGGGCGGTGTCAAGTTTGGCGTAACCATTAGCCAAATGATAGGCGAGCGGACGGCGTGCGTGGAGGCGTTGGCGTTTTTTACAGAACATCATGTTGGATTTGAGGTGTTAGGCTATGTGGCATGA
- a CDS encoding TatD family hydrolase, with protein sequence MYLFDTHTHFDVPEYDNKRDDYNHTAFAHGVRHVVLIGYLAKYFDRMRQVKHYADTHYPIKHHLACGLHPLYIKEHGDDDLILLDNYLKKYPNIAIGEIGLDTYPDELKRADSYDKQCRFFIEQIGLSKTHDLPILLHIRKSHADTLKLLKAQKYNAHNQGGIAHSFSGGENEALHFAKLGFKIGITGQITNPNAKKLRQAVKTVFDKIGISAFVIETDCPDMNPIPAQTGGNYFNEPKNLIYVLDELAVLFNMDKETLAYKLWQNSNDAFKTNFEYH encoded by the coding sequence ATGTATTTATTTGACACCCACACCCATTTTGACGTACCCGAATACGATAATAAGCGAGATGATTATAATCACACCGCCTTTGCTCATGGCGTGCGTCATGTGGTGCTTATCGGCTATTTGGCAAAGTATTTTGACAGAATGAGACAGGTCAAGCATTATGCCGACACCCATTACCCAATCAAGCACCATTTAGCGTGTGGCTTGCACCCGTTATATATCAAAGAGCATGGCGATGATGATTTAATTCTTTTGGATAATTATCTAAAAAAATATCCCAACATTGCCATTGGCGAGATAGGGCTTGATACTTATCCTGACGAATTAAAACGGGCGGATAGTTATGATAAACAATGCCGTTTTTTTATAGAACAAATCGGCTTATCAAAAACGCATGATTTACCCATTTTATTGCACATTCGTAAATCGCACGCTGACACCCTAAAACTTTTAAAAGCACAAAAATATAACGCCCATAATCAAGGCGGTATTGCTCACAGTTTTAGCGGTGGCGAAAATGAAGCATTGCATTTTGCCAAATTGGGTTTTAAAATTGGCATTACAGGACAAATCACCAACCCCAATGCCAAAAAATTACGCCAAGCGGTAAAAACGGTGTTTGATAAAATTGGCATATCTGCTTTTGTGATTGAAACCGATTGCCCTGATATGAATCCTATTCCTGCTCAAACTGGCGGTAATTATTTTAATGAACCCAAAAATTTGATTTATGTTTTAGATGAATTGGCGGTATTATTTAATATGGATAAAGAGACTTTGGCATATAAACTTTGGCAAAACAGCAATGACGCATTTAAAACTAATTTTGAATATCATTAA
- a CDS encoding AAA family ATPase: MKILQSKHYRPRKVITEIFRDNQYQITSQDLDHAVSTYDNPYNELLDSLLPSVDFHDMVIKKDKLVDFIKCTDYHPVAFDKKSHVFYENELCYFYEKYELFIIAKENLSNEYDKTIFESGFLKVNRIFYDPTNENALTNIRAFFNEYLEKYISKDSKVLLLLKEGRDLVFRHQSIKPYTLDLQTMYNDDFLPTHHKVKDELAQGKKGVVLLHGLAGTGKTNYIKWLTAQIPDKDFIFVPNNMIGELAKPEFMSMLIEQKNSVLVLEDCENYIAERVGGGNQTDVVGIILNIADGILSDVLECQFICTFNADLMDIDHALLRRGRLIAEYQFGKLSIEKCNAYLKSIGKNITVDKEMTLAELTHIDEKEYKAVDDKKVGFGFV; the protein is encoded by the coding sequence ATGAAAATTTTACAATCCAAACATTATCGTCCTAGAAAGGTCATCACTGAAATATTTAGGGATAATCAATATCAAATTACTTCCCAAGATTTAGACCATGCTGTTTCTACTTATGATAATCCTTATAATGAATTATTAGATTCATTATTACCCAGTGTTGATTTTCATGATATGGTGATTAAAAAAGACAAATTGGTGGATTTTATTAAATGCACCGATTATCACCCTGTGGCATTTGATAAAAAAAGCCATGTTTTTTATGAAAATGAATTGTGTTACTTTTATGAAAAATACGAATTATTTATCATTGCCAAAGAAAATCTAAGCAATGAATACGACAAAACCATTTTTGAATCGGGTTTTTTAAAGGTAAATCGTATTTTTTATGACCCAACCAATGAAAATGCCCTAACTAATATCCGTGCCTTTTTTAATGAGTATTTGGAAAAATATATCTCAAAAGACAGCAAGGTATTGCTATTATTAAAAGAAGGGCGAGATTTGGTATTTAGACACCAAAGTATTAAACCTTATACGCTCGACTTGCAGACAATGTATAATGACGACTTTTTGCCAACTCATCATAAAGTCAAAGATGAATTGGCACAAGGCAAAAAAGGCGTGGTATTATTGCACGGCTTGGCAGGGACGGGCAAGACCAATTATATCAAATGGCTCACCGCCCAAATTCCTGATAAGGATTTTATCTTTGTGCCAAATAATATGATTGGCGAGCTTGCCAAACCTGAATTTATGAGTATGCTTATTGAACAAAAAAATTCGGTGTTGGTATTAGAAGACTGTGAAAACTATATTGCCGAGCGTGTGGGCGGTGGCAATCAAACGGACGTGGTGGGGATTATTCTCAATATCGCTGACGGGATATTGTCAGACGTATTAGAGTGCCAGTTTATTTGCACCTTTAATGCTGATTTAATGGATATTGACCATGCCTTATTAAGACGTGGGCGACTCATTGCCGAATATCAATTTGGTAAATTATCCATTGAAAAATGCAATGCTTATCTAAAATCCATTGGCAAAAACATCACGGTGGATAAAGAGATGACCCTTGCCGAATTAACCCACATTGACGAAAAAGAATATAAAGCGGTTGATGATAAAAAAGTAGGGTTTGGGTTTGTTTAA
- a CDS encoding helix-turn-helix domain-containing protein yields MAKYTTDFKLSVIGYYLNHHGYKQTAKHFNLNHTTVELWVKLYQAHGIDGIKRRHTKAVYDTDFKLNAVQAIQQGKSLTQLAIELNLPQPSLLSTWLKSYQAFGIMGLIPKPKGKKAMSNKHNANKTKSTWKTKQDHEKSVDDLLDELAYLRAENDYLKKLDALIRQKEQSVQTKNKS; encoded by the coding sequence ATGGCAAAATACACAACCGACTTTAAACTGTCTGTGATTGGGTATTATCTTAATCATCATGGCTACAAACAAACCGCCAAACACTTTAATCTAAACCACACAACCGTAGAGCTATGGGTTAAACTCTATCAAGCACATGGCATTGATGGCATAAAAAGACGACACACAAAGGCTGTCTATGACACAGATTTTAAGCTTAATGCCGTTCAAGCCATACAACAGGGCAAATCGCTTACACAACTTGCCATAGAGCTTAATCTGCCACAACCTTCTTTACTGTCAACTTGGTTAAAGTCCTACCAAGCCTTTGGTATAATGGGACTAATACCCAAACCCAAAGGCAAAAAAGCAATGTCAAACAAACACAACGCTAATAAAACCAAATCAACTTGGAAAACCAAACAAGACCACGAAAAAAGTGTGGATGATTTGCTTGATGAACTTGCCTATCTTAGAGCAGAGAATGACTATCTAAAAAAGCTAGATGCCTTAATTCGTCAAAAGGAACAATCAGTACAAACAAAGAACAAGTCCTGA
- a CDS encoding GNAT family N-acetyltransferase, giving the protein MFEPLDKHHDRTAFDCGQDDINRYLQTMASQHHKKGVARVHVLADDSVIKAFYTLSNAHFDNATIKGYPKQIPIVIIGRIGVSKDYQGQGLSKHAIRNALERIKNISTQSGVAFAMIDAKDKQLAQYYERLGFIRINGGLKLAYLVSQI; this is encoded by the coding sequence ATGTTTGAGCCATTAGACAAGCACCACGACCGCACCGCCTTTGATTGTGGACAAGATGACATTAACCGCTATTTGCAGACAATGGCAAGCCAGCACCACAAAAAGGGCGTAGCAAGGGTTCATGTATTGGCAGATGACAGCGTTATCAAGGCGTTTTACACCCTATCCAACGCCCATTTTGACAACGCCACCATAAAAGGCTATCCCAAACAAATTCCCATTGTCATCATAGGGCGGATTGGGGTAAGCAAGGATTATCAAGGGCAGGGGCTATCAAAACACGCCATTAGAAACGCCCTAGAACGCATTAAAAATATCAGCACCCAAAGCGGTGTGGCGTTCGCCATGATAGATGCCAAAGATAAGCAGTTAGCCCAATATTATGAGCGATTGGGGTTTATCCGTATCAATGGCGGATTGAAGTTGGCTTATTTGGTTAGTCAAATTTAG
- the uvrA gene encoding excinuclease ABC subunit UvrA: protein MAHEYISIKGAKTHNLKDINVDIPRDKLVVITGLSGSGKSSLAFDTLYAEGQRRYVESLSAYARQFLSQMEKPDVDSIEGLSPAIAIEQKSTNHNPRSTVGTITEVYDYLRLLFARVGTPHCPEHGLPMVAQTVSEMVDDILAKPDGTRLMLLAPVVRERKGEHIALLESLQAQGFTKVRIDGTVYDMDELPTLAKTHKHTIDMVVDRFKVRDDLGNRVAESLETTLRLGSDIAILHNMDDESETVLSAKHSCPACDRAVSELEPRLFSFNNPAGACPSCDGLGKRQYFSAERIVTEPAKSLNQGAIHGWDKRHAYYFGLLTTVCTHFGIDMDKPWQDLTKKEQTIILNGSGKEKLTFNFTDERGRKTTKTVPFEGILPYLERRYHSTTSNIVRDELAQYLSDTTCNVCNGVRLNDIARSVKVDGRGVGDIIHLPIGQAWEYYKNLHIGGHKGEVADKIFKEIRERLGFLTKVGLEYLTLARSAETLSGGEAQRIRLASQIGAGLMGVMYVLDEPSIGLHQRDNDRLLSTLTHLRDLGNTVIVVEHDEDAIRTADHIIDIGVGAGVHGGRVIATGTADEIASNDNSLTGQYLSGKKRIEIPKIRHSAKTGEIKKGKKTVTEPLYIRLDGAKGNNLKNVNLAIPIGVMTCITGVSGSGKSTLINRTLMPLSATHLNNATTLVPEPYDKITGLEHLDKMVDIDQSPIGRTPRSNPATYTGVFTLIRDLFTQTPEAQARGYKAGRFSFNVKGGRCEACQGDGMIKVEMHFLPDMYVPCDVCHGKRYNRETLEVHYKGKSISDVLDMTVEDALAFFEAIPAIHRKLEALMQVGLGYIQLGQSATTLSGGEAQRVKLAKELAKRDTGQTLYILDEPTTGLHFEDIAKLLDILHALRDKGNTVVVIEHNLDVIKTADHIVDLGYEGGSGGGEIVATGTPEQVAQDEKSHTGRFLKMVLDKG from the coding sequence ATGGCACACGAATACATCAGTATCAAAGGGGCAAAAACCCACAACCTAAAAGACATTAACGTGGATATTCCACGAGACAAACTGGTCGTGATTACAGGTTTGTCGGGTTCGGGCAAATCATCGCTGGCTTTTGATACGCTCTACGCCGAAGGGCAAAGACGTTATGTGGAGAGCCTGTCCGCTTATGCTCGCCAGTTTCTATCACAAATGGAAAAGCCTGATGTAGATAGCATCGAAGGCTTATCCCCTGCCATTGCCATTGAACAAAAATCAACCAACCACAACCCCCGCTCCACAGTCGGCACGATTACCGAAGTGTATGATTATTTGCGTTTGTTGTTCGCTCGTGTCGGCACGCCCCATTGTCCTGAACACGGTTTGCCTATGGTTGCCCAAACAGTGAGCGAAATGGTGGATGATATTCTTGCCAAACCTGACGGCACTCGGCTCATGCTCCTTGCCCCTGTCGTGCGTGAGCGTAAGGGTGAGCATATCGCCCTGTTGGAGAGCTTGCAGGCACAGGGTTTTACCAAAGTTCGCATTGACGGTACGGTATACGACATGGACGAGCTACCAACCCTTGCCAAAACGCACAAACACACCATAGACATGGTGGTGGATAGATTTAAGGTGCGAGATGATTTGGGTAACCGAGTGGCGGAGAGTTTAGAGACCACGTTACGGCTCGGCTCGGACATTGCAATTTTGCACAACATGGACGATGAGAGCGAGACGGTGCTGTCTGCCAAGCACTCTTGCCCTGCCTGCGATAGGGCGGTGAGTGAGTTGGAGCCACGCCTGTTTAGCTTTAACAATCCTGCTGGGGCGTGTCCGTCCTGCGATGGTCTGGGTAAACGCCAGTATTTCTCTGCCGAACGTATCGTTACCGAACCTGCCAAATCCTTAAATCAAGGGGCGATACACGGTTGGGACAAACGCCATGCGTATTATTTTGGGCTACTGACAACCGTTTGCACGCATTTTGGCATTGACATGGATAAGCCGTGGCAAGACTTAACCAAAAAAGAACAAACCATTATCCTAAACGGCTCGGGCAAAGAAAAACTGACCTTTAATTTTACCGATGAGCGTGGGCGTAAAACGACCAAAACCGTGCCATTTGAAGGGATTTTGCCGTACCTAGAACGCCGTTATCACAGCACCACAAGCAACATCGTGCGAGATGAGCTTGCCCAATATTTATCTGACACCACTTGTAATGTCTGTAATGGCGTTCGCCTAAATGATATCGCCCGCAGTGTCAAAGTGGACGGACGGGGCGTGGGCGACATCATTCATCTGCCGATAGGGCAAGCGTGGGAGTATTATAAAAACCTGCACATCGGCGGACACAAAGGCGAAGTGGCGGATAAGATTTTTAAAGAAATTCGTGAGCGTTTGGGCTTTTTGACCAAAGTGGGACTAGAATACCTAACCCTTGCCCGCTCTGCCGAGACCCTATCGGGTGGGGAAGCCCAGCGTATCCGTTTGGCAAGCCAAATCGGAGCAGGGCTTATGGGGGTCATGTATGTGCTAGATGAGCCGTCCATTGGCTTGCACCAACGAGACAATGACCGCCTGTTATCCACGCTCACGCACCTACGAGACCTAGGCAATACCGTCATTGTCGTGGAGCATGACGAAGATGCCATTCGCACCGCTGACCATATCATTGATATTGGCGTGGGGGCAGGCGTGCATGGGGGGCGTGTGATTGCCACAGGGACGGCGGACGAGATTGCCAGTAACGATAACTCATTGACAGGGCAATATTTATCGGGCAAAAAACGCATTGAGATTCCCAAAATCCGCCACAGTGCCAAGACAGGCGAGATTAAAAAAGGCAAAAAAACCGTTACCGAACCCCTGTATATCCGCCTAGACGGAGCCAAGGGCAATAATTTAAAAAATGTAAACCTAGCCATTCCAATCGGTGTGATGACCTGTATCACAGGCGTGTCGGGTTCGGGCAAATCCACGCTCATCAACCGCACGCTCATGCCACTGTCCGCCACGCACCTAAATAACGCCACCACGCTTGTACCTGAGCCTTATGATAAAATCACAGGGCTTGAACACCTTGATAAAATGGTGGACATAGACCAGTCGCCAATCGGTCGCACGCCACGCTCCAACCCTGCCACTTATACAGGCGTGTTTACGCTCATCAGAGACCTATTTACCCAAACCCCCGAAGCTCAGGCAAGGGGCTATAAGGCAGGGCGGTTTAGTTTTAACGTCAAAGGCGGTCGCTGTGAAGCCTGTCAAGGGGACGGCATGATAAAGGTAGAAATGCACTTTTTGCCCGATATGTATGTGCCGTGCGATGTCTGTCATGGCAAACGCTACAACCGTGAGACCCTAGAAGTCCACTACAAGGGCAAATCTATCTCGGACGTGCTGGACATGACGGTAGAAGATGCCTTGGCGTTTTTTGAAGCAATCCCTGCCATTCATCGTAAATTAGAAGCTCTCATGCAAGTGGGTTTGGGCTACATTCAGCTTGGGCAATCCGCCACGACTTTATCAGGGGGCGAAGCCCAAAGGGTCAAACTTGCCAAAGAGCTTGCCAAACGGGACACAGGGCAAACCCTGTATATCCTAGATGAGCCGACCACAGGACTGCATTTTGAAGACATCGCCAAACTGCTTGACATTCTGCACGCCCTGCGTGATAAGGGCAATACGGTGGTGGTCATTGAGCATAATTTGGACGTCATCAAGACCGCTGACCATATCGTGGATTTGGGTTATGAAGGTGGCTCAGGTGGGGGTGAGATTGTCGCCACAGGCACGCCCGAACAAGTGGCACAAGACGAAAAGTCGCATACGGGGCGGTTTTTGAAAATGGTGCTGGATAAGGGCTGA
- a CDS encoding DUF1778 domain-containing protein yields MIIDLPPHIEQAIIAKAHEQGLTVQEMLAKDYDDIWQVLDQHGLNGDEIRLSDDETRHLMSLLDNPPKPNPKARALLFGDSHV; encoded by the coding sequence ATGATTATAGATTTACCACCACACATCGAACAAGCCATTATTGCCAAAGCCCATGAGCAGGGTTTAACGGTGCAGGAAATGCTAGCCAAAGATTATGATGATATTTGGCAGGTGTTAGACCAACACGGCTTAAATGGCGATGAAATCCGCCTAAGTGATGATGAAACACGGCATTTGATGAGCCTACTGGATAACCCCCCAAAACCTAACCCAAAGGCAAGAGCCTTGTTGTTTGGGGATAGCCATGTTTGA
- a CDS encoding IS3 family transposase yields MFYYHIRQSTKPDKDLDLKEHINHIYHQHKGRYGYRRITSELNNQLAQKGMVINHKRVQRLMAKLGLKALVRRQRKFNTYKGTMGKDTIQDNILKRDFKADKPNQKWATDITEFKVQDKANDGSVIQRKLYLLYLQLTNLNFATETVLPELVEGSVSVMVRQAHHERKL; encoded by the coding sequence GTGTTTTATTACCACATTCGTCAAAGTACAAAGCCTGACAAAGACCTTGACTTAAAAGAACACATTAACCACATCTACCACCAACACAAGGGCAGGTATGGTTATCGTAGAATCACATCAGAGCTTAACAATCAGCTTGCCCAAAAAGGCATGGTCATTAATCATAAACGAGTGCAACGACTGATGGCTAAACTTGGACTCAAAGCATTGGTTCGTCGTCAACGTAAGTTTAATACTTACAAAGGCACAATGGGCAAAGATACCATTCAGGACAATATACTCAAAAGAGACTTTAAAGCAGACAAACCCAATCAAAAGTGGGCAACAGACATCACCGAGTTTAAAGTACAAGACAAGGCAAATGATGGCAGTGTCATTCAAAGAAAATTGTACTTACTGTACTTACAGCTAACAAATTTGAATTTTGCCACGGAAACCGTTCTCCCTGAGCTCGTCGAAGGGTCGGTTTCCGTCATGGTTCGACAGGCTCACCACGAACGGAAACTGTAG
- a CDS encoding tRNA threonylcarbamoyladenosine dehydratase codes for MTNRRFTGTRTLYQDDFDKFANAHVIIIGIGGVGSWATEALARTGVGELTLIDMDVLVESNVNRQLPALTDTFGESKIGEMTKRAVGINPNIKINVIDEFITPNNIHELLPTIETIKDYKAKKRPLVILDCVDDMNAKLAIALYCRFNKVKLIISGGAGGKIDPLQIKVSDLKDVYQDPLLAKLRQHLRDKNINKSLKEKFGMKCVYSSEPLKLANACESGLNCGGYGSAVTVTASVGMIMASECLKMIGNF; via the coding sequence ATGACCAACCGCAGATTTACAGGCACACGCACGCTATATCAAGATGATTTTGATAAATTTGCCAATGCTCACGTTATTATCATCGGTATTGGTGGCGTGGGGTCGTGGGCGACAGAAGCCCTTGCTCGCACTGGCGTGGGCGAGCTGACGCTCATTGACATGGATGTGCTGGTGGAGAGCAATGTCAATCGCCAACTGCCCGCCCTAACCGACACCTTTGGCGAATCCAAAATCGGCGAGATGACAAAACGGGCGGTAGGCATTAACCCCAATATCAAAATCAATGTTATTGATGAATTTATCACGCCTAATAATATTCATGAATTATTACCCACTATTGAAACCATAAAAGACTACAAAGCCAAAAAAAGACCGCTTGTTATATTGGACTGTGTGGACGATATGAATGCCAAATTGGCAATCGCCCTATATTGCCGATTTAATAAAGTCAAGCTCATCATCTCAGGCGGAGCAGGGGGAAAAATTGACCCCTTGCAAATAAAAGTGAGCGATTTAAAAGATGTGTATCAAGACCCCTTACTTGCCAAATTACGCCAACACCTAAGAGATAAAAATATCAATAAATCTTTAAAAGAAAAGTTTGGCATGAAATGCGTCTATTCGTCCGAACCTTTAAAACTTGCCAATGCTTGCGAGAGCGGACTTAACTGTGGTGGTTATGGCTCGGCAGTAACGGTAACGGCAAGCGTAGGCATGATAATGGCAAGCGAATGCTTAAAGATGATTGGTAATTTTTAA
- a CDS encoding methionine ABC transporter permease — protein sequence MWHEIYQGFMSELTPQMWQMVYKSTYETVYMGLVSTAISVLVGLPLGFLAFLTGKGRILANKPLFAILDVVINVGRSVPFIILLIILLPFTRLIVGTTLGTTAAIVPLAMTAIPFVARLTANALAEIPTGLTESAHAMGATNWQIITKYYFPESLPILINAITLTLVSLIGYSAMAGVVGGGGLGNLAISYGEHRGMVYVKWIATVIIVAIVMICQKAGDMLAERFDHR from the coding sequence ATGTGGCATGAGATTTATCAAGGCTTTATGAGCGAGCTGACCCCCCAAATGTGGCAAATGGTCTATAAGTCCACTTACGAGACGGTCTATATGGGGCTGGTCTCTACCGCCATATCGGTGCTGGTGGGGCTACCGCTTGGGTTTTTGGCATTTTTGACGGGCAAGGGGCGGATTTTGGCAAACAAGCCCTTATTTGCCATATTGGACGTGGTTATCAACGTGGGGCGGTCGGTGCCGTTCATCATTTTGCTCATTATTTTGCTGCCCTTTACTCGTCTGATTGTGGGGACGACCTTGGGGACGACCGCCGCCATTGTCCCGCTTGCCATGACCGCCATTCCTTTTGTGGCAAGGCTTACCGCCAACGCCTTAGCCGAGATTCCCACGGGCTTGACCGAATCGGCTCACGCCATGGGGGCGACCAACTGGCAAATCATCACAAAATACTACTTTCCCGAGAGCCTACCCATACTCATCAACGCCATAACGCTCACGCTCGTCTCGCTCATCGGCTATTCGGCAATGGCAGGCGTGGTGGGCGGTGGCGGTCTGGGTAATCTGGCAATCAGCTATGGCGAGCATCGTGGCATGGTCTATGTCAAATGGATAGCAACCGTCATCATCGTGGCGATTGTCATGATATGCCAAAAGGCAGGGGATATGCTTGCCGAGCGGTTTGACCATAGATGA